GGGCGCGGTCGACGCAGTCACCAAATGGCAGACTATCGCGCCGGCGCTCCCTGAAGACCTAAGCGTACGTGTCGTCATCCAGAAGCGTCAGGCTACCTTCCAGTCCCTGTACCTCGGCAACTGCAGCGCGGTGGTGGCGACAATGCGCAGCCGGTTCCCGGAGCTCGGCCTCACGCGTGGCGACTGCAAGGAGATGAGCTGGTTGCAGCACAAGGCGTACCTATACTTCGGCGACACCAGCAAAAACATGCCGTTGGAGGCGCTCCTTCTCAACCGCTCCATGACCATAGGCCCCTTTGTCAAGAACAAGTCCGACTACGTCAAGAAGGCCCTCACGAGGGATGCATGGGAGAAGATCTTCCTCTGGCCCGACGGCGGGGCAGTGGGGCAGCTCATCCTGGAGCCGCACGGCGGAATGATGAGCCGCATCGCCGACGACTACACGCCGTTCCCGTACCGGAGCGGCGTGCTTTACAACATCCAGTACGTCGAGTTCTGGAACGGCAAAGGGGGGCACGGCACGCCGAAATGGCTCAGCGGCCTGTACGACGACTTCATGGCCCCGCTGGTTAGCAAGAGCCCGAGGGGCGCGTACGTCAACTACCGGGACCTTGACATCGGCGTGAACAAGGTGGTCGGCGGCGTGACGAGCTATGAGACTGCCAAGGTCTGGGGTGAGAGGTATTTCGGTCTGGCTAACTTTAAGAGACTCGCCAAGATCAAGCGTAAGGTGGATGCCACCGACTACTTCCGGAACGAGCAGAGCGTGCCGCCACTTCACTTGATCAGGGAATGAGCTTAACTAGGAAGCTAGTGTAACTGGCCAAGCAATATATTTCAAAACAGGTTGTTAAATTGTGCAAATTGCTCGCGTTTGACCATATTCTGACTTGCTAATAACTCGGATGGCTAAAAGGTTATGAACACTAGATAATACCAGCGCATTGTTGCGGGAATCGATTGCAATATATTTCAGTGATTTGATTGTGTGAAGCTTTCATCATTGAATTAATAATATACTTCCTtctttcctaaatataagtttttttagatatTTTATTATACActacatgcggagcaaaatgagGGAATCTACAGTGTCTATATACATATGTATCTAGtttgtagtgaaatctctaaaaagacatatatttaggaacggagggagtatgaactaAAGCTAAAAATAAATATTATATATTGTATTTGATTATTGTGTGAAAaactttttttcatgcatgttgagTGTACGTGATGACGTGCCATGTGTGGTGAGGTGAAAGGTGTGCATGAGATCAATTAATAATGGAAAACTCTTTCCATGCATGTAGTGGTGGGTCATTGTTAAGGTGACAtgtgtgcatgttgagataaatatgaTAGTGGGGATCAACTTTTTATATATATAGGATTCGTGAACATAAAATGATCAGTTTTTTGTGTGTGGGGTAGATGATCGGTTATTCAGTTTGCTACTTCTTCGCATGTGGTTTTCATATTTCTGAGTAAAGCTTTGGGTTATCCCATCAATGATGGAATTAGTAAGAATTGAGTATCACAACTCGAATCTGGGATTTTGGACCAGTTCTAAGTGTTTGTTGCGTGCATTGTATGGGGAACGAAGTTTTGACTACTTCGCATGTTTGTTGCGTGCTCTGGCAAAGAGGTCAGTTGCATAGTTTTTTTTAGCTGGGCAAAGATATCGTTGTTGAGTTTTTTTTTACATTGGGCAAAGAAGTATTTGCTGAACTCTTTTATTTTTCTCACCCCGcaaatatttgttttttatttttaaatttccttctcctttttctttgCCAAGTGTCTTTTCATTGCACTCGGCAAACGTTGTTTTACATTTTTAGCTCTTTTCTCCTGTTTCTTCTCGCTTGTACATTTTGCTTCCTTTTCCGTTTATGCTCTGTTATTTTCTATTATTTATTTTAAAATGTTAGTATTTAGTTTCTTCCTCCCCCC
This region of Triticum aestivum cultivar Chinese Spring chromosome 2D, IWGSC CS RefSeq v2.1, whole genome shotgun sequence genomic DNA includes:
- the LOC123048383 gene encoding berberine bridge enzyme-like Cyn d 4; protein product: MARVALVLTICFMGFYPSLAWSSNSNHTDFLSCLSTKIPSQLVLTPSSRSFKPLLVSSIRNARLVAPATASPPLCIVTPTQASHVQAVVRCGRSHRVPVRVRSGGHDNEGLSYRSATPNGEAFAVIDLSKFNAVRVDAHAATAWVDSGTTLGELYYRVATAAPGLGFPAGVCPTVGVGGLISGGGMGLMMRKNGLSADNVLDATMVDAEGNLLPDKTAMGDDLFWAIRGGGGGNFGIVLSWKLRLVPVPPKVAFFNVTKTMDQGAVDAVTKWQTIAPALPEDLSVRVVIQKRQATFQSLYLGNCSAVVATMRSRFPELGLTRGDCKEMSWLQHKAYLYFGDTSKNMPLEALLLNRSMTIGPFVKNKSDYVKKALTRDAWEKIFLWPDGGAVGQLILEPHGGMMSRIADDYTPFPYRSGVLYNIQYVEFWNGKGGHGTPKWLSGLYDDFMAPLVSKSPRGAYVNYRDLDIGVNKVVGGVTSYETAKVWGERYFGLANFKRLAKIKRKVDATDYFRNEQSVPPLHLIRE